In Telopea speciosissima isolate NSW1024214 ecotype Mountain lineage chromosome 10, Tspe_v1, whole genome shotgun sequence, the DNA window TTGGATTCCCTGAAcaactcccctccccccccggccccaacccaaaaaaaattcacattCTTCAATTTGACACAAAAATTGATGTAAAATATCCTTAATCATAGACCTATAATCGCATTCCTCCATGGTTTTTTGTAAAAGAGATCCAATCAGTCGATCTCGATTCTCCTCTGATCCGGTTCGAGTTGATTCTTTGTGGGAAAACCCTAGATTCTAAGAATATACTAATTTTGGATTCGATTCAAATCAATCTGAATTCTAGATTTCTATTCCAAGTTTTTAAACCCTGATCCCATCATCTGTTTTTTGAGTTAGTCTCCTTTTTGAGTTATGTGGTTCATCCCAATGTTTTGAAGCCTAACCCATCTCAATGATTAGGTttgttttttaaggaaaaaagttctcttttttattttgggaagaGGAACACCAACTGGTGCTATGTGTGAGCGGTCTTTCATGTCGGACTGTGTTTGGACGTAGATACATACCCATACATAGCACCAGTTTTTATGACTCTATGTGATCTGATTATCAATTCTACTGGACAACAAAATTCACTCAACTAGTTCTAATCTCACTtttcaaaacaataaaaactaCCAAAATATATAAGTGATTAATAATAAAGAGGTTTGTTCCACTTGTTATGTTGACAATGTCTTTTTAGCAATTTTTGTGTTCTTTTAGGAAAACAACATAAAATGAAATTCTTCATGTGAAAAATATTATAGAGTTTATACAAAAAAAGTTCCTTACATATACACATCGAAGCATTACTTTATCAGATGGTTTGATCATTTCAATCGTTGAATAGATGAAAAAATCATTAGTAGGTTATATGTTAAATTTTGCTGTCACAGTGCTTATGGCATAACCCAAGTAAACCTTTGAGCGATtaataactctttttttttcattcttttatttttgtattttcaaaatcgtgcaaataacaaaagggggaTGTAGATACTACTTGTCATAATTAATTTGAAAATGTTTAAAAGGGAAAAGCTGGGCACACCACCAGTTGCCCAAAGTGTCTCATCCTTTCTCCACCCCCTTTGGAAATGACCCCTTTGTCCTCTTATGCCCAGTCCCTATGATTAGTGCATGCCGCTAGTTTAATAAAACTTGACAGCATGCCCAACTCTCTcctatatttaaaattttatccTTTTTGGCAAAGTGTATATTAATATTCAGTATTCATCATCTTTTCTAGTAGCAATTAATTTGACAATTCATGTTCTTCTCCACCATTTccatttcaatccaaatttcACCTTCAATTTagatcatcttcaaccttcctCTAACTTTTTTATCATTCTATTTCATAGATAAGAAGGTTATGtcgctttttatttttttaaaaacttgtATTGTTGATACAATCATAAATACTAATAGAATGAATAAAACATAATATAACCAATAGTATAATATGCATTACAAAATGGAATTCTCTATACCTACTTACATATGACAAAAGCTTCTTTATTCTCTTTATAATAAAACATGTCTTATACCCAAAAAATCGCAAACTATAAATTAACTTCATAACAGgacaattgaataaaaagaaagatCAGTTGGAGGCTAAGATTGAAAAATAATATCAACATAGTAATATAAATTTTGAAGAGACTACTTAGAACTTTAGGGAAAATGGAAATCAACTACTACAAGGTTCAAGAGTTTGGAATCTGTCGTCATCAATtttgatctgaaatcaattgAATCAATTAAGAAAATCATAAAAAGGGCTATAAATCACCCTAAAATCCAAATTACAAATTTCGAATTGATCAGTTTTGATTCCTTGAATAGTGATTAAACGATAAtttaaataaagataaaaattgTTGACAATGTCAACTTAAAAATGAAATTGTACTCTTTCATATATCACTGTTTATGTGAAAGAGTGATATATCATAAATGCCCTTCCATTATAAATGAGACTTTATCTTTGACCAATTATTATTAAATgttggtttttttggggggtaagaTTATTAAATGTTGGAtttaaagaataaataataattattattaattttccCTTATAAAAACTAGTTTAGTCATTAATGGAGGTACATTACGGAAAGGGTAGTTGACGTATATCAAGGACTCATGGGATGTGTTTGGATAGTACAATAAACCAAAcgaagaaaaaataagaataaaataaggaaagtgACCGATGGGGTTCACGTGTTAGACAGGGACTTTTTCGTAACATAACATGCTTGTCATTTCAAATGGAAAGGGGCAAAATGGGTAAAGAGGAGAATAAGCTCGAGGGCCGACGAGAGCCTTTCCAAAACGACAAACCACTGTGTGCTCATCTCAATCCACTCGTTTCCCcactctcttttcctttccattttctttgttttatgaTTTTTGTGTTCTCTTTTAACCATTCTCTCTCCGATTCTCTCGTCTCGTGTGAAATGGAAATAAAGGCGAGAAAGTAGGGATGAATTTTTATCACAGAGAAGAGTGAGTGAGTGGAGAGGAGTGGAAAGCAGAGCGTCGGCGGTttcattgttattttttttgtcgAAACGAAACCCACACAGGACACAACACAACCCTTTCTTATTCAAGAAAGAGACAGACTGTGATAATCAAAGAAGTGGAGGTGCGTAGGATAAGCAGTAGAGCCCAGGTAGTGAGTGGGAAGTGGGTTCTTCTTTTCTGCAGATTATTTTGTGGAGTGACTGAAAGAGGGTGCGTAGGATAAGCAGCAGATGAGTGGGTTGTGAttgcttcagtttttttttttctcgggTGGGGAAGGACTGAAATATTGCTCGCCTACCCATGAATCCATGATGGTGCTTAGGTAACTTTAGGCCTCGAACCTACTCCTCTGTTTGTTGGTGTGAAGATAGAGGGTGTAGACTTGTAGTTAGTGTTTCCTAGGCTTACACCATGGTAGTGCGGGTTAGCAGCGAGAGCAGAAGGGAGAGAGTAGGAAGAATGTTACTCTTCCTTTACTTGATGGCCTTGATCCCATTCTCATCCGCTGCTTCTGGGATGCGCATTTCCCGTCAAAAGTTGGAAGTGCAGAAGCACTTGAAACGCCTCAACAAGCCCGCCGTTAAGAGCAtcaaggttctctctctctttctctctctgtaatatagccattttttatttttttcaatcagtcgatctattcttctttttcataCTTTTTGGTGGGATTGTTTTTCAGTGagccttttttctcttcttccttttaatGTTTTGTTAATTAGAAAATTCTTTTTACATATGAGTGATgaatgattattattattttccttACAATGTAAAATTTGTTTTCCACTATGATAGAGCCCAGATGGAGATATCATCGATTGTGTCCATATTGCTCATCAACCCGCTTTTGATCATCCTTTTCTGCAAAATCACACAATTCAGGTTCGATTTTCTGCTCTCACCTTCTGGCTTTGGTTGCATACCTCTGGAGTTTGAATCTAGTGGCatttatctattttcttttttcctggtTTTTCAGATGAGACCTAGCTTTCATCCAGAAGGGCTTTTCGATGAAAACAAGGCCACTACAAAGGCCAAACAAAGTTCAAACTCTAAGACCCAGCTATGGCACATAAATGGAAGATGCCCAGAAGGAACCATACCCATcagaagaacaaagaaagatGACATTCTCAGAGCAAGCTCAGTCAAAAGGTTTGGAAGGAAGAAGCACAGAGCCATCCCCCAGCCCAGGTCAGGGGATCCTGACCTGATTAATGAAAGTGGTCATCAGGTAAAGAGAGGATGAAGAGTTGggcaaagaaaaaataattaaggCAAACGAGCTTTTTCATctactttcttcctttttctgtgTCTATTCTTAATAACACCTctctttttgttaattttttttggagtgaCTAGCATGCGATAGCCTATGTTGAAGGAGACAAGTATTATGGAGCAAAGGCAACCATAAACGTTTGGGAACCCAAGATACAGCAGCCCAACGAGTTCAGCTTGTCTCAGATCTGGATCTTGGGAGGTTCTTTTGGTCAA includes these proteins:
- the LOC122642382 gene encoding uncharacterized protein LOC122642382 yields the protein MVVRVSSESRRERVGRMLLFLYLMALIPFSSAASGMRISRQKLEVQKHLKRLNKPAVKSIKSPDGDIIDCVHIAHQPAFDHPFLQNHTIQMRPSFHPEGLFDENKATTKAKQSSNSKTQLWHINGRCPEGTIPIRRTKKDDILRASSVKRFGRKKHRAIPQPRSGDPDLINESGHQHAIAYVEGDKYYGAKATINVWEPKIQQPNEFSLSQIWILGGSFGQDLNSIEAGWQVSPDLYGDNNTRLFTYWTSDAYQATGCYNLLCSGFIQINSEISMGASIFPVSGYHGSQYDISILVWKDPKQGNWWMQFGNDYVLGYWPSFLFSYLADSASMIEWGGEVVNSEPDGEHTSTQMGSGHFPEEGFGKSSYFRNIQVVDGSNNLKAPKGIGTFTEKSNCYDVQNGNNGDWGHYFYFGGPGKNPNCP